The following proteins are co-located in the Deltaproteobacteria bacterium HGW-Deltaproteobacteria-2 genome:
- a CDS encoding iron-sulfur-binding reductase, producing MENISPIGIGNEGRQVFWNAHSFEPFLFLFTAIAMAIFAYGVYKRWKLWKAMGKDEIRVDELPARIKALIMNGLLQVKTWKDAYPGIMHGCIFFGFFVLIFGAAFDAGEFHITEPLFSWAFLRGSFYLGFSFLMDLFGLLVLIGVLMAAFRRYVQKPDRLGYKGTSDNTTDDAVALLLIAGIIITGFIIEALRIHATKDPSTGYATWETASFVGWTLANIISGMDIESAKTAHKISWWTHTFIALGFIAYIPYSRLLHIITTPANHFFATLKPTGYVEPIRDIENQESFGVSKLEEFTWKQIFDSDACTKCGRCQDGCPAYLTGKHLSPKKLVQDLKTYWLEKAPLAAAKSVVPAAEGAESSAPAEAAEGETPEKALVGDVIDLNTLWDCTNCMYCMENCSSSIEHVQKIIDMRRYKVLTEADFAPELQLTYRNMENNSNPWGIGAHMRGDWAKELGVKTLSEDPNVEYLFYVGCSGSFDDRGKKISVAFAKILQAAGVSFGILGTEEGCCGDSAMRGGNDYLFQSQAQANIEIMNGYGVKKIIAICPHGYNCIKKDYPNFGGNYEVYHHTEIIADLIAKGKIKFTQKLDGTFTYHDSCFLGRYNKVYDQPRSILSAIPGTNLVEMERNLSKSFCCGAGGARMWMEEHGDRINNARTDQAIAVNASTVAVGCPFCLTMISDGIKDRQKTETMVALDIAEIVVKAMGLEETKAPVDVCAS from the coding sequence ATGGAAAATATTAGCCCTATTGGAATAGGTAATGAAGGTCGTCAGGTTTTCTGGAACGCTCATAGCTTTGAGCCGTTCCTTTTTCTTTTTACTGCCATAGCCATGGCTATATTTGCTTATGGTGTTTACAAACGCTGGAAGCTGTGGAAAGCGATGGGTAAGGATGAAATCCGCGTGGACGAACTTCCGGCAAGAATAAAAGCTCTCATTATGAACGGACTTTTACAGGTCAAGACATGGAAAGACGCTTACCCGGGAATTATGCATGGCTGCATCTTTTTTGGCTTTTTTGTTTTAATTTTCGGAGCAGCTTTTGATGCCGGAGAATTCCATATCACGGAACCTTTGTTTAGCTGGGCGTTTTTGCGCGGCAGCTTTTATCTGGGATTTTCCTTCCTGATGGATCTGTTCGGTCTGTTGGTTCTCATCGGAGTGTTGATGGCAGCTTTTCGCCGGTACGTTCAAAAACCGGATCGTCTCGGTTACAAAGGCACATCGGATAATACTACCGATGACGCCGTTGCTCTTTTGCTGATTGCCGGTATCATTATCACCGGATTCATCATTGAAGCTTTGCGTATTCACGCCACAAAAGATCCCTCCACAGGTTATGCAACATGGGAAACAGCTTCATTTGTCGGCTGGACTCTGGCCAATATTATTTCGGGAATGGATATTGAAAGTGCGAAAACGGCGCACAAGATATCCTGGTGGACACATACATTTATCGCTCTGGGTTTTATTGCTTACATTCCTTATTCCAGACTGCTGCATATCATTACAACACCGGCCAATCATTTCTTTGCAACATTGAAACCTACCGGATATGTAGAGCCGATTCGCGATATTGAAAATCAGGAGTCCTTCGGCGTATCGAAATTGGAAGAATTCACCTGGAAACAGATTTTTGATTCCGACGCCTGCACGAAGTGCGGACGCTGTCAGGATGGTTGTCCCGCTTATTTGACCGGTAAACATTTGTCTCCGAAAAAGCTGGTTCAGGATCTTAAAACTTACTGGCTGGAAAAAGCTCCTCTGGCGGCGGCCAAGTCTGTTGTTCCGGCAGCGGAAGGAGCGGAATCATCTGCTCCCGCTGAAGCTGCGGAAGGCGAGACTCCGGAAAAAGCTCTGGTGGGCGATGTTATTGATCTCAATACACTATGGGATTGCACCAACTGTATGTATTGCATGGAAAACTGTTCATCTTCGATTGAACATGTGCAGAAGATTATCGATATGCGCCGCTACAAAGTTCTGACGGAAGCGGATTTCGCTCCGGAGTTGCAATTGACTTACCGCAATATGGAAAACAACTCGAATCCCTGGGGTATCGGAGCTCATATGCGCGGTGACTGGGCTAAAGAACTGGGTGTTAAAACTCTGTCTGAAGATCCCAACGTGGAATATCTCTTCTACGTCGGCTGTTCCGGTTCTTTCGATGACCGCGGCAAAAAGATATCTGTTGCGTTTGCCAAGATTCTGCAGGCGGCCGGTGTCAGCTTTGGTATTTTGGGAACAGAAGAAGGCTGCTGCGGCGATTCGGCGATGCGCGGTGGTAACGATTATCTTTTCCAGTCTCAGGCTCAGGCCAATATCGAGATCATGAACGGCTATGGCGTAAAAAAGATTATCGCCATTTGTCCTCATGGTTATAACTGTATCAAGAAAGATTACCCGAACTTTGGCGGCAACTATGAGGTTTACCATCACACCGAAATTATCGCCGACCTGATTGCGAAGGGTAAGATTAAATTTACGCAGAAACTGGATGGGACATTCACTTATCATGATTCCTGTTTCCTAGGTCGCTATAATAAAGTTTACGATCAGCCCAGGAGTATTTTGAGTGCTATCCCCGGAACGAATCTTGTTGAAATGGAACGCAATCTCTCCAAGAGCTTCTGCTGCGGTGCCGGTGGAGCCAGAATGTGGATGGAGGAACATGGTGACCGAATTAATAATGCGCGTACCGATCAGGCTATCGCTGTAAACGCTAGCACGGTGGCTGTCGGCTGTCCATTCTGTCTGACCATGATTTCTGACGGAATCAAAGACAGACAGAAGACGGAAACAATGGTTGCTTTGGATATAGCCGAAATCGTTGTCAAGGCTATGGGATTGGAAGAAACTAAGGCTCCCGTTGATGTTTGCGCAAGTTAA
- a CDS encoding long-chain fatty acid--CoA ligase (activates fatty acids by binding to coenzyme A) — protein MAENITYESKPWLKSYEKGVPENIKYGELTMPDYLEKSAKDFPDDTAMVFVGYKLTYRQFKDQVDRFATCLTEFGIKKGDAVSILLPNSIPCVVAYYSILKIGAIVVMNNPLYSDPELEHQFKDSESKVLITIDALGKRMIALRPKTKIKQIVYMGIGDFLNPIKRFLGKKLKKFPFADVPATPDVYRWMDCIAKYQPNPPKVKLTFDDVAMYQYTGGTTGVSKGVILTHGNLSKQVQQIDAWFPTFKKGKEVMLGALPYFHVFGLSTTMNLSVYMGWNQILIPRPQPEPLLQAIREYKPTFTPLVPTMYIGMLNHPDLKKTDMSCIKGAFSGSAPLPVEVIQEFQKLTGAYISEGFGMTETCPVTHMNPFNGKQKVGSVGLPCSDTLARIVDLDDGVTDMPVGKPGELIVKGPQVMRGYKGKPEETANVLKDGWMYTGDIATMDEEGYFYIVDRKKDMIISGGYNVYPRDIDEVYYGNPKVQEACSIGIPDSKRGENVKLFVVLKEGETATAEEMIEFGKAHLAAYKLPTEVEFRKELPKSTVGKVLRKELRAEELKKRKG, from the coding sequence ATGGCAGAAAATATAACTTATGAGAGCAAACCCTGGTTGAAATCATACGAAAAAGGTGTTCCGGAAAATATCAAGTATGGAGAACTGACCATGCCGGACTATCTGGAAAAATCGGCAAAAGATTTTCCTGATGATACAGCCATGGTGTTTGTAGGATATAAGCTGACATATCGTCAGTTCAAGGATCAGGTGGATCGTTTCGCCACCTGCCTGACGGAATTCGGAATCAAGAAAGGGGATGCCGTCTCGATTCTCCTGCCCAATAGTATTCCCTGCGTTGTCGCCTACTATTCTATCTTGAAGATCGGCGCCATCGTTGTCATGAATAATCCTCTCTACTCGGATCCCGAACTGGAACACCAATTCAAAGATTCCGAATCTAAAGTCCTCATTACCATTGATGCTCTCGGTAAGCGCATGATCGCTCTTCGGCCCAAGACGAAGATCAAACAGATCGTCTACATGGGCATCGGCGATTTTCTTAATCCGATAAAAAGATTTCTCGGGAAAAAATTAAAGAAGTTTCCCTTCGCTGATGTTCCGGCCACCCCTGACGTCTATCGCTGGATGGATTGCATTGCCAAGTATCAGCCCAATCCGCCGAAAGTAAAACTCACTTTCGACGATGTTGCCATGTACCAGTATACAGGCGGCACAACCGGTGTGTCCAAGGGGGTTATCCTGACTCATGGAAATCTCAGCAAGCAGGTACAGCAGATAGATGCTTGGTTCCCAACATTTAAAAAAGGAAAAGAAGTAATGTTGGGCGCATTGCCTTATTTCCATGTGTTTGGACTTTCTACAACCATGAATCTGAGCGTTTATATGGGATGGAATCAGATTCTCATTCCCCGGCCGCAGCCTGAACCTTTACTGCAGGCAATTAGGGAATACAAGCCGACCTTTACGCCCCTGGTTCCGACCATGTATATCGGTATGCTGAACCATCCCGATTTGAAGAAAACGGACATGAGTTGTATTAAAGGAGCTTTTTCCGGAAGCGCACCTCTGCCTGTCGAAGTAATTCAGGAATTCCAGAAACTCACGGGAGCCTACATTTCGGAGGGTTTCGGTATGACGGAAACCTGTCCCGTAACTCACATGAATCCTTTTAACGGAAAACAAAAAGTTGGTAGTGTAGGCCTTCCCTGCTCTGATACGCTGGCTCGCATTGTCGACCTCGATGACGGTGTAACTGATATGCCTGTCGGCAAACCGGGTGAACTGATTGTCAAGGGACCTCAGGTAATGAGGGGATACAAAGGAAAGCCTGAAGAAACAGCCAATGTACTGAAAGACGGCTGGATGTATACAGGAGACATCGCTACAATGGATGAAGAAGGCTATTTTTATATAGTTGACCGTAAAAAAGACATGATTATTTCTGGAGGTTATAATGTTTATCCACGCGATATCGATGAAGTCTATTACGGTAACCCCAAAGTTCAGGAAGCTTGCTCCATCGGTATCCCTGATTCGAAACGCGGAGAGAACGTGAAACTCTTTGTAGTTCTTAAAGAAGGTGAAACAGCTACAGCCGAGGAAATGATCGAATTTGGCAAGGCTCATCTGGCGGCATATAAGCTGCCGACGGAAGTTGAATTCCGAAAGGAATTACCCAAGAGTACTGTAGGAAAGGTGCTACGTAAAGAATTGCGGGCGGAAGAATTAAAGAAAAGAAAAGGTTAA